A single window of Acinetobacter wuhouensis DNA harbors:
- a CDS encoding DUF1656 domain-containing protein — protein MGELNIYGIYVPIFLIQAVIAFVIWKFVCIGTDRLIEKDLIALPGIFNISLYLIILWILHWVVIQITT, from the coding sequence ATGGGTGAGTTAAACATTTATGGCATTTATGTTCCGATATTTTTGATACAAGCCGTGATCGCCTTTGTGATTTGGAAATTTGTTTGTATCGGTACAGACCGTTTGATTGAGAAAGATTTAATCGCTTTGCCTGGTATTTTTAATATCAGCTTATATCTGATTATTTTATGGATTTTGCATTGGGTGGTGATTCAAATCACCACTTAA
- a CDS encoding NAD(P)H-dependent oxidoreductase, with product MNILIVHAHPEPQSFTTALKDHAIQVLKDLGHHVEVSDLYEMDFNPVASKADFHSRGNAEYLNYALEQRHSSKTHTLTEDIQVEVEKVQRADLVILNFPMYWTSMPAMLKGWIDRVFVSGIFYGGKRFYNHGGMVGKKAMLSFTLGGREHMFGDHAIHGSIEDLLLPIQRGTLAYAGFEVLPPFVAYHVPYISNEARQQMLVDYQQHLSNLENLKALEFPKLEQFDDKLYPLPKG from the coding sequence ATGAATATCCTCATTGTACATGCACACCCTGAACCACAGTCATTTACCACAGCGCTAAAAGATCATGCAATTCAAGTCTTAAAAGACTTAGGTCACCACGTTGAAGTATCTGATCTTTATGAAATGGATTTTAATCCTGTGGCATCTAAAGCAGACTTTCATAGTCGTGGCAATGCTGAATATTTAAACTATGCCTTAGAACAACGTCATTCATCCAAAACACATACGTTGACTGAAGATATTCAAGTCGAAGTCGAAAAAGTCCAACGTGCTGATTTGGTGATTCTAAACTTTCCAATGTATTGGACATCTATGCCTGCAATGTTAAAAGGCTGGATTGATCGCGTCTTTGTTTCAGGCATTTTCTATGGTGGCAAACGTTTTTATAATCATGGTGGGATGGTCGGTAAAAAAGCCATGCTCAGTTTTACCCTCGGTGGACGTGAACACATGTTTGGAGATCATGCGATTCATGGTTCGATTGAAGACCTGCTTTTACCCATTCAACGTGGAACTTTGGCTTATGCTGGCTTTGAAGTACTTCCACCTTTTGTTGCCTATCATGTCCCTTATATTTCAAATGAAGCTCGTCAACAAATGTTAGTGGATTACCAACAACATTTAAGCAATTTAGAAAATTTAAAAGCTTTAGAATTTCCGAAACTAGAGCAGTTTGATGACAAGCTTTATCCACTGCCTAAAGGATAG
- a CDS encoding alpha-ketoglutarate-dependent dioxygenase AlkB family protein produces the protein MNLELFEPQQNDNLLPSDGVVKDYGLILDDGQSQKYLNYFLQHLAWQQDEVYLHGQYFQTERKVVWYGDENYQYHYSGMAKQAHVWNPALFRLKQHIEKLTGHSYNSCLANLYENGTQGVGWHSDDEPSLVSPEQEVVIASLSLGATRKFSFKHKWTAEKVDLLLQSGQLIVMQGQTQRYWKHMLAKSTRIFEPRVNLTFRYFYSNTSK, from the coding sequence ATGAATCTTGAACTTTTTGAGCCACAGCAAAATGATAATTTGCTACCCAGTGATGGGGTCGTGAAAGACTATGGCTTAATTTTAGATGATGGGCAAAGCCAAAAGTATTTAAACTATTTTCTTCAGCATTTGGCTTGGCAACAGGATGAAGTCTATTTGCATGGTCAATATTTTCAAACTGAACGAAAAGTGGTTTGGTACGGTGATGAGAATTATCAATATCATTACTCAGGGATGGCGAAACAAGCACATGTGTGGAATCCCGCATTATTCAGATTAAAACAACACATCGAAAAGCTGACAGGGCATTCTTATAATTCTTGTTTGGCAAATTTATATGAAAATGGCACGCAAGGTGTCGGTTGGCATAGTGATGATGAGCCATCTTTAGTTTCGCCTGAGCAAGAGGTGGTGATTGCATCATTAAGTTTGGGTGCAACTCGAAAGTTTAGTTTTAAGCATAAATGGACAGCTGAAAAAGTCGATTTGTTATTGCAAAGTGGTCAGTTGATTGTGATGCAAGGGCAGACTCAGCGTTATTGGAAACATATGTTGGCGAAATCCACACGAATTTTTGAGCCTCGTGTGAATTTAACTTTTCGTTATTTTTATTCAAATACATCGAAATAG
- the feoB gene encoding ferrous iron transporter B: MSETLRVALVGNPNCGKTSLFNHLTGTRQKVANYAGVTVERKVGAFTLPSSRAVRVLDLPGTYSLNATSPDEEITRDVILGKIADEQEQDAFLCVVDATNLKLHLGLVLEVIEQGKPILLVLNMMDEARRRGMQINTEKLSQRLGIPVVETVAVRNAGIENLMAALDQEKFRTPDVALSDVILTGSNHDKVDQILRDVVIFVDHEDKRTDFLDKIFLHPVLGLASLALMMFVVFQAVFAWAEPIMTLIEDGFAWLGEFVGQFISAPLLNSLVVDGVIAGAGGVVVFLPQILILFFFILVLEESGYLPRAAFLLDKLMFKAGLSGRSFIPLLSSFACAVPGIMATRSISDPRDRLTTIFVAPLMTCSARLPVYALLIAAFIPSQTVWGFLNLQGLVLFALYMSGIVSALIVATVLKFFQKDKSEHALLMELPSYRIPDVKSVWIGLLDRAKIFLKRVGGIIFALSILLWFLCTFPQPPEGGTLPAIDYSFAGMLGHLMQPIFAPIGFNWQICIALIPAMAAREVLVASLGVVYALSATDEDAVTQGLSQLISQGDLSWSLATGLSLLVWFIYAPHCLATLATVKRETGSWKTVAGMTAYLFGLAYLMAFFTYQIASHYFGA, from the coding sequence ATGAGCGAAACATTAAGAGTCGCTTTGGTCGGGAATCCGAACTGCGGTAAAACTTCACTTTTCAACCATTTAACAGGAACACGTCAAAAAGTTGCTAACTATGCAGGTGTGACGGTTGAACGAAAAGTGGGTGCATTTACTTTACCTTCTTCGCGTGCTGTACGTGTACTCGATTTGCCAGGAACGTATAGTTTAAATGCGACCAGTCCTGATGAAGAAATTACCCGTGATGTGATTTTAGGTAAAATTGCAGATGAGCAAGAACAAGATGCTTTTCTGTGTGTGGTTGATGCAACCAACTTAAAACTGCACTTGGGTTTAGTTCTTGAAGTGATTGAACAGGGCAAGCCGATTCTACTTGTACTCAACATGATGGATGAAGCACGTCGTCGTGGCATGCAAATCAATACTGAAAAACTGTCACAACGTTTAGGCATCCCAGTGGTTGAAACAGTTGCCGTGCGTAATGCGGGTATTGAAAACCTCATGGCAGCTTTAGATCAAGAGAAATTCCGTACACCTGATGTGGCGCTGAGTGATGTGATTTTGACGGGTTCAAATCATGACAAAGTCGACCAAATCTTAAGAGATGTAGTGATTTTTGTTGATCATGAAGATAAGCGTACGGATTTTCTTGATAAAATTTTCTTGCATCCTGTATTAGGCTTAGCAAGTTTAGCATTGATGATGTTTGTGGTATTCCAAGCGGTGTTTGCTTGGGCAGAACCGATCATGACTTTGATTGAAGATGGATTTGCTTGGTTAGGTGAGTTTGTCGGTCAATTCATTTCTGCACCTTTGCTGAATAGTCTTGTTGTTGACGGTGTGATTGCAGGGGCGGGTGGTGTTGTGGTGTTCTTGCCACAGATTTTGATCTTATTCTTCTTTATTCTTGTTTTAGAAGAATCAGGTTATTTACCTCGTGCAGCATTTCTCTTAGATAAGCTGATGTTTAAAGCAGGCTTAAGTGGTCGTTCATTTATTCCTTTGCTTTCAAGTTTTGCTTGCGCCGTACCGGGGATTATGGCGACACGTAGTATTAGTGATCCACGAGATCGTTTAACCACGATTTTTGTTGCGCCATTAATGACCTGTTCGGCTCGTTTGCCTGTATATGCCTTGTTAATTGCTGCCTTTATTCCGTCACAAACGGTTTGGGGTTTTCTAAATTTACAGGGTTTGGTGCTTTTCGCGCTCTATATGTCTGGGATCGTGAGTGCCTTGATCGTGGCAACCGTGTTGAAGTTCTTCCAAAAGGATAAGTCTGAACATGCGTTGTTAATGGAGCTTCCAAGCTATCGTATTCCTGATGTGAAAAGCGTGTGGATTGGTTTGCTTGACCGTGCCAAGATCTTCTTAAAGCGTGTGGGTGGCATCATCTTCGCTTTATCTATTTTGCTCTGGTTCTTGTGTACTTTCCCACAACCACCTGAAGGTGGAACTTTACCTGCAATCGACTATTCATTTGCAGGGATGTTAGGGCATTTGATGCAACCGATTTTTGCACCGATTGGTTTTAATTGGCAGATTTGTATTGCATTGATTCCTGCGATGGCAGCACGTGAAGTCTTAGTGGCATCTTTAGGTGTGGTCTATGCGTTGTCTGCAACAGACGAAGATGCGGTGACCCAAGGTTTATCGCAATTGATTAGTCAAGGTGACTTGAGTTGGTCGTTGGCGACAGGCTTGTCACTATTGGTTTGGTTTATCTATGCACCACATTGTTTGGCGACTCTGGCAACTGTCAAGCGTGAAACAGGTTCATGGAAAACAGTGGCAGGTATGACAGCTTATCTATTTGGCTTGGCTTATTTGATGGCGTTCTTTACTTATCAAATTGCATCACATTACTTTGGCGCTTAG
- a CDS encoding ABC transporter ATP-binding protein → MNLWQLFQKLRPFVRPYRWLVIITLVLTLIGSLTAQVNALTLKYAVDSINELLQTGQGLTQGWHILITITAVLLGKEIINAIVQFGQKSFGERLRILISQDLSQGIIEKFITYRLAFFDQQNNQAGKLQTRIDRGVSSLTRLVQIFFIDILPLFTSAIIALGLMYYANFWVGLVATIIVPIYFWLTYKQSQKLSGKRRALRDNFEKKNQGILSIINSITVIKSFNKEAVESTKQLNLQKSLTENQMQTRKTSYIFDGLKTFIEQVGVVLIIILTAYFVLAGKMSIGMIMYHVLLFNNVSAPIRSLHRIYDEINSAMIYSESFFNILEADNEIEKSGSNKPALHGKFELENVNFTYPNGHQALHGINMTIQPNKITALVGLSGAGKSTLISLLDKFYTPNSGCIKLDGIDLEQIDTHYLRENIGLVLQKNHIFQGSILENIRYGKTDASNDEVIQAAKKASIHEQILKLPHAYEADALLLSGGQQQRIALARMFLKNPPIIFLDEPTASLDAIATEQIKQSLDEIKQGRTVIMISHSLSQIIDADYTYVMKDGHIVEHGEHHQLYHQEGTYKEIFDAMAKSLNIEKIAKTFEDDAEEETHS, encoded by the coding sequence ATGAATTTATGGCAACTCTTCCAAAAATTACGTCCATTTGTACGACCATACCGATGGCTCGTCATCATCACACTCGTACTGACTTTAATCGGTTCACTCACCGCACAGGTCAATGCGCTGACACTGAAATATGCCGTAGACAGTATCAATGAATTGCTCCAAACAGGACAAGGTTTAACGCAAGGTTGGCATATTCTCATCACCATTACAGCCGTATTATTGGGTAAAGAAATCATCAATGCCATTGTACAGTTTGGACAAAAATCCTTTGGTGAACGACTCAGAATTTTAATTTCACAAGATTTATCACAAGGCATTATTGAAAAATTTATTACTTATCGTTTAGCTTTTTTTGATCAACAAAACAACCAAGCAGGTAAATTACAAACCCGTATTGATCGTGGTGTGAGCTCTTTGACACGATTGGTGCAAATCTTTTTTATTGATATTTTACCGTTATTTACCAGTGCAATTATTGCGCTTGGGTTAATGTACTATGCCAATTTTTGGGTCGGCTTGGTCGCCACAATTATTGTTCCAATTTACTTCTGGCTGACCTATAAACAATCACAAAAACTCTCAGGTAAACGTCGTGCTCTGCGTGATAATTTTGAAAAAAAGAATCAAGGAATTTTGAGTATTATCAACTCGATTACGGTGATTAAATCATTTAATAAAGAAGCGGTAGAATCAACCAAACAATTGAATTTACAAAAATCTCTGACTGAAAATCAGATGCAGACACGTAAAACCAGTTACATCTTTGATGGTTTAAAAACCTTTATTGAACAAGTGGGTGTTGTCCTGATCATCATTCTCACCGCTTATTTTGTCCTTGCAGGTAAAATGAGCATCGGGATGATCATGTATCATGTGTTGTTATTTAATAACGTGTCTGCCCCGATTCGTTCTTTGCATCGAATTTATGATGAAATTAACTCAGCAATGATCTATTCAGAGAGCTTCTTTAATATTTTAGAAGCCGATAATGAAATAGAAAAAAGTGGTTCAAACAAGCCTGCCTTACATGGCAAATTTGAACTGGAAAATGTTAATTTTACCTATCCAAATGGTCATCAAGCTCTACATGGCATCAATATGACTATTCAACCGAATAAAATCACAGCATTGGTTGGGCTGTCTGGTGCAGGAAAATCAACGCTGATCAGTTTACTCGATAAGTTCTATACACCAAACTCGGGGTGCATCAAGCTTGATGGCATTGATCTCGAACAAATTGATACGCATTATTTACGTGAAAATATTGGCTTAGTGCTACAGAAAAATCATATTTTCCAAGGTTCTATTTTAGAAAATATTCGTTATGGTAAAACTGATGCCAGTAATGATGAAGTGATTCAAGCTGCAAAAAAAGCATCTATTCATGAGCAAATTTTAAAGCTTCCACATGCTTATGAAGCCGATGCACTTTTATTATCGGGCGGGCAACAACAACGCATTGCGCTCGCACGTATGTTCTTGAAGAATCCTCCGATTATCTTTTTAGATGAGCCGACTGCAAGTTTAGACGCGATTGCGACGGAACAAATCAAACAGAGTTTGGATGAGATCAAACAAGGACGTACTGTGATTATGATTTCACATAGTTTGTCGCAAATTATTGATGCGGATTATACCTATGTAATGAAAGATGGGCATATTGTAGAACACGGTGAACATCATCAGCTTTATCATCAAGAAGGAACGTATAAAGAGATTTTTGATGCAATGGCGAAGAGCTTAAATATTGAAAAAATTGCCAAAACTTTTGAAGATGATGCTGAGGAAGAAACGCATAGTTGA
- a CDS encoding FUSC family protein, with protein sequence MLLIKPLLAFRPNKLDWIFASKTFIAGMLALYIAFELNLSYPIWAIGTVFVTANPYSGMLASKSIYRLLGTLFGAIFALAVTSHLINTPWLFVFVLATWVGICLYLSLIDRSPRSYVVMLAGYTAVIICFNSIYYIDMVSIFDMAVGRFLEISLGVVCGSVVSATIFPMHIGPVVQMRVSKTLADTKQAFDSILSDPKHLDNYTQLLANITRDTSDIHTMAEHLSYEKSKFKGMTKPLQELLHQMTMLVANLVAMSERMKQLDQIDLNYRPYLREFHQCIDQFLDQQKNLEDHELKHLPENFDSDFKNIALHATSEQQVILGSLKMDIRHFIQNVRAVQLIWQRIQKGDSTLPESITPLTTAYPSLHRDYGIAVRGGLSAFLTTLIACSFWILSGWKMGFMMAEMAAISACILTFLDDPVPALKMFIRASIYAAFFVFIYAYGIFPHITAFWQLALVLAPFIMFCVMLYLHPPLHGLGLPLIMSTIMGLNLQNRYAMDQVTFFDASIGTVIGPVIAVCMVQMVRAMSPEMTVQRMLALHYKAMRETILMPYGTGFRIHLRSILDRIGVLNTKMIQSEHLKVEINKALIESSAAIDLTRLQELMKKLPADSITALSIAKLQSLLSQWLSERESYQVDEALQHQLIQQFSQVVADAQAVGDEDIRHRIEISVNNIRNSICHISVVDTQATEPQTTTTLIGA encoded by the coding sequence ATGTTACTGATCAAACCACTATTGGCTTTTAGACCCAATAAATTGGATTGGATTTTTGCGAGCAAAACTTTTATTGCGGGGATGTTGGCTCTTTATATCGCCTTTGAATTGAACCTCAGTTATCCGATTTGGGCGATTGGTACCGTATTTGTCACAGCAAACCCTTATTCAGGTATGTTGGCTTCAAAAAGTATCTATCGTCTTTTAGGTACATTATTTGGGGCGATTTTTGCACTTGCCGTCACATCACATTTGATCAATACGCCGTGGCTATTCGTTTTTGTACTGGCAACTTGGGTCGGAATTTGTCTCTATCTTTCACTCATTGATCGTTCACCTCGAAGTTATGTGGTGATGTTGGCAGGATATACCGCGGTTATTATTTGTTTTAACTCGATTTATTATATTGATATGGTTTCAATTTTTGACATGGCGGTCGGACGCTTTTTAGAAATTTCTTTGGGCGTGGTTTGTGGCTCTGTGGTATCCGCAACGATCTTTCCGATGCATATTGGACCTGTGGTACAAATGCGTGTGTCTAAAACCTTAGCAGATACTAAACAAGCTTTTGATTCGATTTTATCCGATCCTAAACATTTGGATAATTACACACAACTCTTAGCCAATATCACACGGGATACCTCGGATATTCATACCATGGCAGAGCATTTGAGTTATGAAAAATCAAAATTTAAAGGCATGACCAAACCGCTACAAGAGTTATTACATCAAATGACGATGTTGGTTGCCAATCTGGTTGCAATGTCTGAACGGATGAAACAGCTTGATCAAATTGATTTAAATTATCGTCCATATCTCCGTGAATTCCATCAATGCATCGATCAGTTTTTAGATCAGCAAAAAAACTTAGAAGATCATGAATTAAAGCATTTACCAGAGAACTTTGATTCAGATTTTAAAAATATTGCGCTACATGCAACATCTGAACAGCAAGTTATTCTGGGCAGTTTGAAAATGGATATTCGCCATTTTATTCAAAATGTTCGTGCCGTACAGTTAATTTGGCAACGCATCCAAAAAGGTGATAGTACATTACCTGAATCGATTACACCGTTGACCACAGCCTATCCAAGTTTACATCGTGATTATGGTATTGCAGTACGTGGTGGTTTATCTGCATTTCTTACCACACTTATAGCGTGCTCATTTTGGATACTGAGTGGTTGGAAAATGGGTTTTATGATGGCTGAAATGGCAGCGATCAGTGCATGTATTTTGACCTTTTTAGATGATCCAGTGCCTGCATTAAAAATGTTTATTCGTGCCAGTATTTACGCTGCATTCTTTGTCTTTATTTATGCATATGGGATTTTTCCACATATCACAGCGTTTTGGCAATTAGCACTGGTTTTGGCGCCATTCATCATGTTCTGTGTGATGTTGTACCTACATCCACCTTTACATGGTTTGGGCTTACCTTTGATTATGAGCACGATCATGGGTTTAAATCTTCAAAATCGCTATGCCATGGATCAAGTGACATTCTTTGATGCGTCTATTGGTACGGTGATTGGACCTGTGATCGCGGTATGCATGGTACAAATGGTGCGTGCAATGTCACCAGAAATGACCGTGCAACGGATGCTCGCTCTACATTATAAAGCGATGCGTGAAACCATTCTTATGCCTTATGGCACAGGTTTTAGAATACATTTGCGCAGTATTCTGGATCGTATTGGTGTGCTGAATACCAAGATGATTCAGTCAGAACATCTCAAAGTGGAAATTAATAAGGCATTGATTGAATCCAGCGCTGCGATTGATTTAACCCGTTTACAAGAGCTGATGAAAAAACTGCCTGCGGATTCTATTACTGCGCTGTCTATTGCCAAATTACAAAGTCTACTGAGTCAGTGGTTAAGTGAGCGTGAAAGCTATCAAGTTGATGAAGCTTTGCAACATCAATTGATTCAACAGTTTTCTCAAGTTGTTGCAGATGCGCAAGCTGTGGGGGATGAGGATATTCGCCATCGTATTGAAATTTCAGTCAATAACATTCGCAATAGCATTTGCCATATTTCAGTCGTAGATACTCAAGCAACAGAACCACAAACGACAACAACTTTAATTGGAGCATGA
- the ruvX gene encoding Holliday junction resolvase RuvX, with translation MPDLNPPQQASSQNTSPKLIMAFDFGTQKMGMAVGSSLIESATPLALFPMKDGIPNWDELLKIVKQHQPNLFLVGLPLNMDDSESELSTRARKFARRIRHQTNIETFMVDERLTTREARHELDHYQAQGRGKKISADSIAAALFIESWYRNPEGLVP, from the coding sequence ATGCCTGATTTAAATCCACCGCAACAAGCTTCCTCACAAAATACTTCTCCAAAATTAATTATGGCTTTTGATTTTGGTACACAAAAAATGGGAATGGCGGTGGGTTCTTCACTGATTGAAAGTGCTACACCGCTTGCACTTTTCCCGATGAAAGATGGGATTCCAAATTGGGATGAACTTTTAAAAATTGTAAAACAGCATCAACCGAATTTATTTTTAGTCGGTTTACCGCTAAATATGGATGATTCTGAATCTGAATTATCGACCCGTGCGCGTAAATTTGCACGTCGTATTCGTCATCAAACCAATATTGAAACCTTCATGGTCGATGAGCGTCTTACCACCCGTGAAGCTCGTCATGAGTTAGATCATTATCAAGCACAAGGTCGTGGGAAAAAAATATCTGCGGATAGTATTGCTGCCGCTTTATTTATCGAAAGTTGGTATCGTAATCCTGAAGGGTTAGTGCCTTAA
- a CDS encoding IclR family transcriptional regulator: MALSSFGKILTVLDLFSVSRPVINVDVICEELGLSKPTSYRYLKELVSADILQRLNGTSGDYTLGPKIAVMDYISRTTDPLVQISKPFMQEISNRTELCCLLTHLNDDYCIDIHHEVYRDETLLSYGRGCPRPVFMGSSPKVIMAHLPKQKIHEYYTQFATQLAEAGFAENEETFVNKMKKIKKQGYYFSQGELDPNVSGLSIPIKFSSKEAPMALTVLASKNRFEFLNLQKLIETLQDSASQIEKRYQALSANDQLTELQP; encoded by the coding sequence ATGGCACTTTCAAGTTTTGGCAAAATTCTCACCGTATTGGATTTATTTTCGGTGTCTCGCCCTGTAATTAATGTTGATGTGATTTGTGAAGAACTTGGCTTATCAAAACCAACCAGCTATCGCTATCTGAAAGAATTAGTTTCAGCCGATATTTTGCAACGCTTAAATGGCACTTCAGGTGATTACACACTTGGACCTAAAATTGCAGTCATGGATTATATTTCCAGAACAACTGATCCTTTGGTTCAAATCAGTAAGCCTTTTATGCAGGAAATTTCAAACCGTACCGAATTGTGCTGTTTACTGACCCATTTGAATGATGACTATTGTATCGACATACATCATGAAGTGTACCGTGATGAAACTCTACTCTCGTATGGTCGTGGTTGCCCTCGCCCTGTGTTTATGGGTTCTTCACCTAAAGTCATCATGGCACATCTGCCAAAGCAGAAAATCCATGAATATTACACTCAATTTGCGACACAATTGGCAGAAGCTGGCTTTGCTGAAAACGAAGAAACCTTTGTCAATAAAATGAAAAAAATCAAGAAACAAGGTTACTATTTTTCACAAGGAGAATTAGATCCTAATGTTTCAGGGCTTTCTATTCCAATCAAATTTTCAAGTAAAGAAGCACCGATGGCATTGACCGTACTTGCTTCAAAAAACCGCTTTGAATTTTTAAACCTCCAAAAGCTGATCGAAACACTGCAAGATTCAGCATCGCAGATTGAAAAACGTTATCAAGCCTTATCTGCAAATGACCAACTGACTGAACTGCAACCTTAA
- a CDS encoding DUF7716 domain-containing protein yields MNSANFKHKIYLIEDFIQLVKQKIERSEKYDPTFFYAIYTKEDSLFLGQKILISNTVSVSDDDSEIYPEDVIAHRFSYSCSDENIQDVIDLAIQQKPNATDGELVHALNHYLEKDNFLDLN; encoded by the coding sequence ATGAACTCAGCTAATTTCAAACATAAAATCTATTTGATTGAAGATTTTATTCAACTGGTCAAACAGAAGATTGAGCGCTCTGAAAAGTATGATCCTACTTTTTTCTATGCAATTTATACAAAAGAAGATTCTCTTTTCTTAGGGCAAAAAATTTTAATCAGCAACACTGTCAGTGTGTCGGATGATGATTCTGAAATCTATCCTGAAGATGTGATTGCACATAGATTTAGTTACTCATGTTCAGATGAAAATATTCAGGACGTTATCGATTTAGCTATACAACAAAAACCAAATGCGACAGATGGGGAACTGGTTCATGCTCTAAACCATTATTTAGAAAAAGATAATTTTCTGGATCTAAACTAA
- a CDS encoding DUF6587 family protein — protein sequence MVELLIITALVIWSAIFVFKKVFPKSAYSVFSKLAQFCRSKGWNGLAKWIQPAMVAGCGGGCGCSTSDAPTQKKVEVQAVKWK from the coding sequence ATGGTTGAATTATTGATTATTACAGCATTGGTGATTTGGAGTGCAATCTTCGTATTTAAGAAAGTATTTCCCAAGTCAGCGTATTCGGTGTTTTCTAAGCTTGCTCAATTTTGCCGATCAAAAGGTTGGAATGGGTTAGCAAAATGGATTCAACCTGCCATGGTTGCAGGCTGTGGCGGTGGTTGCGGTTGTTCAACCAGTGACGCACCTACACAAAAGAAAGTTGAAGTCCAAGCGGTAAAGTGGAAATAA
- a CDS encoding HlyD family secretion protein yields the protein MNKFDVRKVIRPVSLAVVVIIAIFCGLHIWNYYNAEPWTRDGRVRGDVIQVSSDIAGLVTEVMVQDNQTVKKGQTLFKIDLARQTLDVEQAKSDLAKAQSGLAEAEAGLAEARANIVKSKANINLADKNASRYSNLMDGAISKQEQDQMFATRDQSHAEHQQLEAAVQQAEANIKQQKALIEAATSSVHLAQLNMQRSEVVAPADGTLSNFDLRAGNYVKVGQAVAALLDRKQLYVVGYFEETKLNKIHLGDPATIQLMGDSEKYKGHVQGIASGIEDRERTTSSGLLANVNPTFSWVRLAQRVPVKIVLDDVPHDSLAFVAGRTVTVHILEKPKK from the coding sequence ATGAATAAGTTTGATGTGCGTAAAGTAATACGCCCAGTCTCTTTGGCTGTGGTGGTCATCATCGCGATCTTTTGTGGACTACATATTTGGAATTATTACAATGCTGAACCGTGGACACGAGATGGTCGTGTACGTGGTGATGTGATCCAAGTGTCCTCAGATATTGCGGGTTTGGTCACTGAGGTGATGGTTCAAGATAACCAAACTGTGAAAAAAGGGCAGACTCTATTTAAAATTGATCTGGCACGCCAAACTTTGGATGTTGAACAAGCCAAGTCAGATTTAGCAAAAGCACAATCAGGATTGGCGGAAGCGGAAGCAGGGCTTGCAGAAGCCAGAGCTAATATTGTCAAATCCAAAGCCAATATTAATCTTGCAGATAAAAATGCCAGTCGCTATTCAAACTTGATGGATGGTGCAATCTCTAAACAAGAGCAAGATCAAATGTTTGCAACACGTGATCAATCACATGCTGAACATCAGCAACTTGAAGCAGCTGTGCAACAAGCCGAAGCCAATATTAAACAGCAAAAAGCCTTAATTGAAGCAGCAACCAGCAGTGTGCATTTGGCACAGCTCAATATGCAACGTTCTGAGGTGGTTGCTCCAGCGGATGGGACGTTGTCTAATTTTGATTTACGCGCAGGGAATTATGTCAAAGTTGGACAAGCTGTAGCTGCTTTATTAGATCGTAAACAACTTTATGTAGTCGGGTATTTTGAAGAAACTAAACTCAATAAAATTCATTTGGGTGATCCAGCAACGATTCAGTTGATGGGGGATTCTGAGAAATACAAAGGGCATGTTCAAGGGATTGCTTCAGGTATTGAAGACCGTGAACGGACGACTTCTTCAGGCTTATTGGCGAATGTGAATCCTACATTCAGTTGGGTTCGTTTGGCGCAACGTGTCCCTGTAAAAATTGTTTTAGATGATGTTCCACATGATTCATTAGCATTTGTCGCAGGGCGTACCGTGACTGTACATATTTTGGAAAAACCGAAAAAGTAG